In Etheostoma cragini isolate CJK2018 chromosome 9, CSU_Ecrag_1.0, whole genome shotgun sequence, the following are encoded in one genomic region:
- the fam43a gene encoding protein FAM43A yields the protein MLPWKKNKFDLIEQDKQSKQKGYAVSLNYSALTSFAKSCPESALNRVGSMFKSKRKKVKITSDDPTYTVLYLGNATTIQSKGDGCTDVAVSKIWGKSEMGKNGTKMRLTISSQGIRMVHMDDKARRPGHLYLLHRITYCVADPRLPKIFAWVYRHEMKHKAVMLRCHAVLVSKPEKAKAMALLLYQTSATALAEFKRLKRRDDARHQQQQLIGEQTIPLVPIRKLLNGQCYYKPPVERSRSAPKLGSISEDLVGEEEEEKAMHFECEDILDTDEDCVANGKQELTQIINDLGEMSIGNDVRTLKADLRVTRLLSGESTGSESSIDSNQEPPPVTNGFEEVKVQEIA from the coding sequence ATGCTGCCTTGGAAAAAGAATAAGTTCGACCTGATTGAGCAAGACAAGCAGTCCAAGCAGAAGGGCTATGCGGTGAGCCTCAACTACTCTGCGCTCACCTCTTTCGCCAAGTCCTGCCCAGAGAGCGCACTCAACAGGGTGGGCAGCATGTTCAAGTCAAAGAGGAAAAAGGTGAAGATCACCAGTGATGATCCCACATACACGGTGCTCTACCTGGGGAATGCCACTACCATCCAGTCCAAAGGGGACGGCTGCACGGACGTGGCAGTGAGCAAGATCTGGGGCAAAAGCGAAATGGGCAAGAACGGTACCAAGATGAGGCTGACCATCAGTTCCCAGGGCATCCGGATGGTGCATATGGACGACAAGGCCAGGAGGCCGGGACACTTGTACTTGCTGCACCGGATAACCTACTGTGTCGCGGACCCGAGGCTACCGAAGATTTTCGCCTGGGTTTACAGGCACGAAATGAAGCACAAGGCCGTGATGTTGCGCTGCCACGCAGTGCTGGTGTCCAAGCCGGAGAAGGCAAAAGCCATGGCGCTGCTGCTGTACCAGACCTCGGCCACGGCCCTGGCTGAGTTCAAAAGACTTAAACGGAGGGACGATGCAaggcaccagcagcagcagctcataGGGGAACAAACCATCCCATTGGTCCCCATCAGGAAGCTGCTAAACGGACAGTGTTACTACAAACCACCGGTGGAGCGCAGCCGGAGCGCACCCAAACTGGGCTCCATCTCAGAGGACTTGGtcggggaggaggaagaggagaaagcgATGCACTTTGAGTGTGAGGACATTCTGGACACGGACGAGGATTGTGTTGCCAACGGTAAACAGGAGTTGACTCAGATTATTAACGATTTGGGAGAGATGAGCATAGGAAACGATGTGCGGACTCTGAAAGCTGACCTCAGAGTCACCAGACTTCTGTCTGGAGAGAGCACGGGCAGTGAGTCCTCAATAGACAGCAACCAGGAGCCCCCACCGGTCACTAACGGGTTTGAAGAGGTAAAGGTGCAGGAAATTGCCTGA